One Anser cygnoides isolate HZ-2024a breed goose chromosome 4, Taihu_goose_T2T_genome, whole genome shotgun sequence genomic region harbors:
- the LOC125179707 gene encoding inositol 1,4,5-trisphosphate receptor-interacting protein-like 1 isoform X1 gives MSEDMSQWRAVLKGVSARQRASFGLGRSVNMAVAEWIVFALSVLGSQYVGHVNEQADMSTLEQMWQREEQLRREMAQLLDEMERKVVVEEATLSTVFQQWHMWAIVGAFLVLCGLCWLARRRKTKSARSRKELSSSSDEEGEEDNKEKARSGARRAFRSSAKRTFGPMQELANLCKELVGDLLCVSQALCRNIVMPQLQLATGTRSTYNGWSLQQDGLFYRVHVFLDPPPGFSFLLDLDPTGQRPARQSDVRLELNCVCSRERLLGDVKCILHHLNDNVGKHQALRLLRTLCTEVYLDTDKVASWVQVLVKKAWVLLPMSHHCQLTVLPSSHSCKLELISASQRSIFIEMIIAMQQAE, from the exons ATGTCAGAGGACATGTCACAATGGAGAGCTGTCCTCAAGGGAGTGAGCGCCAGGCAGCGCGCTTCATTTGGACTTGGGCGGTCGGTGAATATG GCCGTGGCCGAGTGGATTGTCTTTGCCCTGTCTGTGCTGGGAAGCCAGTATGTGGGGCATGTCAACGAACAGGCTGACATGTCCACGCTTGAGCAGATGTGGCAgcgtgaggagcagctgagacgGGAGATGGCTCAGCTGCTAGACGAGATGGAGCGCAAGGTGGTTGTCGAGGAAGCCACGCTCTCCACTGTGTTCCAGCAGTGGCATATGTGGGCCATTGTTGGAGCCTTTCTCGTGCTCTGCGGGCTCTGCTGGCTGGCCAGGCGAAGGAAGACCAAGTCTGCcagaagcagaaaggagctcagctccagcagtgatgaggagggggaagaggacaACAAGGAAAAAGCCCGCAGTGGTGCACGGCGTGCTTTCAGGTCTTCAGCAAAGCGCACCTTTGGGCCCATGCAAGAATTGGCCAACTTGTGCAAGGAGCTAGTAGGAGACCTCCTCTGCGTCAGCCAAGCACTTTGCAGGAATATTGTCATGCCACAGCTGCAGCTAGCCACGGGGACGCGCAGCACCTACAACGGCTGGAGTCTCCAGCAGGATGGCTTATTCTACCGCGTGCATGTGTTCCTGGATCCACCTCCCGGGTTCTCCTTCCTCCTCGACTTGGACCCCACAGGGCAGCGGCCAGCAAGGCAGTCTGACGTCCGTCTGGAACTGAATTgtgtgtgctccagggagagGCTGCTGGGGGACGTGAAGTGCATCCTCCACCATCTCAATGACAACGTGGGGAAGCATCAGGCCTTGCGTCTCCTACGCACCCTCTGCACCGAAGTCTACCTAGACACGGACAAAGTCGCCTCCTGGGTCCAAGTGCTGGTGAAAAAGGCCTGGGTGCTTTTGCCTATGTCGCACCACTGCCAGCTAACagtgctgccctcctcccacTCCTGCAAGTTAGAGCTGATAAGCGCCTCCCAGAGGTCCATCTTCATCGAGATGATTATTGCCATGCAGCAAGCTGAATAG
- the LOC125179707 gene encoding inositol 1,4,5-trisphosphate receptor-interacting protein-like 1 isoform X2 — translation MSTLEQMWQREEQLRREMAQLLDEMERKVVVEEATLSTVFQQWHMWAIVGAFLVLCGLCWLARRRKTKSARSRKELSSSSDEEGEEDNKEKARSGARRAFRSSAKRTFGPMQELANLCKELVGDLLCVSQALCRNIVMPQLQLATGTRSTYNGWSLQQDGLFYRVHVFLDPPPGFSFLLDLDPTGQRPARQSDVRLELNCVCSRERLLGDVKCILHHLNDNVGKHQALRLLRTLCTEVYLDTDKVASWVQVLVKKAWVLLPMSHHCQLTVLPSSHSCKLELISASQRSIFIEMIIAMQQAE, via the coding sequence ATGTCCACGCTTGAGCAGATGTGGCAgcgtgaggagcagctgagacgGGAGATGGCTCAGCTGCTAGACGAGATGGAGCGCAAGGTGGTTGTCGAGGAAGCCACGCTCTCCACTGTGTTCCAGCAGTGGCATATGTGGGCCATTGTTGGAGCCTTTCTCGTGCTCTGCGGGCTCTGCTGGCTGGCCAGGCGAAGGAAGACCAAGTCTGCcagaagcagaaaggagctcagctccagcagtgatgaggagggggaagaggacaACAAGGAAAAAGCCCGCAGTGGTGCACGGCGTGCTTTCAGGTCTTCAGCAAAGCGCACCTTTGGGCCCATGCAAGAATTGGCCAACTTGTGCAAGGAGCTAGTAGGAGACCTCCTCTGCGTCAGCCAAGCACTTTGCAGGAATATTGTCATGCCACAGCTGCAGCTAGCCACGGGGACGCGCAGCACCTACAACGGCTGGAGTCTCCAGCAGGATGGCTTATTCTACCGCGTGCATGTGTTCCTGGATCCACCTCCCGGGTTCTCCTTCCTCCTCGACTTGGACCCCACAGGGCAGCGGCCAGCAAGGCAGTCTGACGTCCGTCTGGAACTGAATTgtgtgtgctccagggagagGCTGCTGGGGGACGTGAAGTGCATCCTCCACCATCTCAATGACAACGTGGGGAAGCATCAGGCCTTGCGTCTCCTACGCACCCTCTGCACCGAAGTCTACCTAGACACGGACAAAGTCGCCTCCTGGGTCCAAGTGCTGGTGAAAAAGGCCTGGGTGCTTTTGCCTATGTCGCACCACTGCCAGCTAACagtgctgccctcctcccacTCCTGCAAGTTAGAGCTGATAAGCGCCTCCCAGAGGTCCATCTTCATCGAGATGATTATTGCCATGCAGCAAGCTGAATAG
- the LOC136790667 gene encoding inositol 1,4,5-trisphosphate receptor-interacting protein-like 1 produces MSEDMSQWRAVLKGVSARQRASFGLGRSVNMAVAEWIVFALSVLGSQYVGHVNEQADMSTLEQMWQREEQLRREMAQLLDEMERKVVVEEATLSTVFQQWHMWAIVGAFLVLCGLCWLARRRKTKSARSRKELSSSSDEEGEEDNKEKARSGARRAFRSSAKRTFGPMQELANLCKELVGDLLCVSQALCRNIVMPQLQLATGTRSTYNGWSLQQDGLFYRVHVFLDPPPGFSFLLDLDPTGQRPARQSDVRLELNCVCSRERLLGDVKCILHHLNDNVGKHQALRLLRTLCTEVYLDTDKVASWVQVLVKKAWVLLPMSHHCQLTVLPSSHSCKLELISASQRSIFIEMIIAMQQAE; encoded by the exons ATGTCAGAGGACATGTCACAATGGAGAGCTGTCCTCAAGGGAGTGAGCGCCAGGCAGCGCGCTTCATTTGGACTTGGGCGGTCGGTGAATATG GCCGTGGCCGAGTGGATTGTCTTTGCCCTGTCTGTGCTGGGAAGCCAGTATGTGGGGCATGTCAACGAACAGGCTGACATGTCCACGCTTGAGCAGATGTGGCAgcgtgaggagcagctgagacgGGAGATGGCTCAGCTGCTAGACGAGATGGAGCGCAAGGTGGTTGTCGAGGAAGCCACGCTCTCCACTGTGTTCCAGCAGTGGCATATGTGGGCCATTGTTGGAGCCTTTCTCGTGCTCTGCGGGCTCTGCTGGCTGGCCAGGCGAAGGAAGACCAAGTCTGCcagaagcagaaaggagctcagctccagcagtgatgaggagggggaagaggacaacaaagaaaaagcccGCAGTGGTGCACGGCGTGCTTTCAGGTCTTCAGCAAAGCGCACCTTTGGGCCCATGCAAGAATTGGCCAACTTGTGCAAGGAGCTAGTAGGAGACCTCCTCTGCGTCAGCCAAGCACTTTGCAGGAATATTGTCATGCCACAGCTGCAGCTAGCCACGGGGACGCGCAGCACCTACAACGGCTGGAGTCTCCAGCAGGATGGCTTATTCTACCGCGTGCATGTGTTCCTGGATCCACCTCCCGGGTTCTCCTTCCTCCTCGACTTGGACCCCACAGGGCAGCGGCCAGCAAGGCAGTCTGACGTCCGTCTGGAACTGAATTgtgtgtgctccagggagagGCTGCTGGGGGACGTGAAGTGCATCCTCCACCATCTCAATGACAACGTGGGGAAGCATCAGGCCTTGCGTCTCCTACGCACCCTCTGCACCGAAGTCTACCTAGACACGGACAAAGTCGCCTCCTGGGTCCAAGTGCTGGTGAAAAAGGCCTGGGTGCTTTTGCCTATGTCGCACCACTGCCAGCTAACagtgctgccctcctcccacTCCTGCAAGTTAGAGCTGATAAGCGCCTCCCAGAGGTCCATCTTCATCGAGATGATTATTGCCATGCAGCAAGCTGAATAG